Proteins found in one Chloroflexota bacterium genomic segment:
- a CDS encoding isoprenylcysteine carboxylmethyltransferase family protein, translated as MGKRGEGWVALQFIAMALVGLAPLVEQAYLPSWLAWPGFALMVAGGALGIAGLLHLGESLTAFPRPLERGQLVTSGAYALVRHPIYAGLIIAAVGWALWNTGLLTLAAAVLLFVFFDMKSRLEERWLAEKYPDYPAYRQRVKKLIPWVY; from the coding sequence ATGGGCAAACGTGGCGAGGGATGGGTGGCGCTGCAATTCATTGCGATGGCGCTGGTCGGGCTGGCGCCGTTGGTGGAGCAGGCATACCTGCCGTCGTGGCTGGCCTGGCCCGGCTTTGCGCTGATGGTCGCAGGCGGCGCGCTCGGCATCGCGGGCCTCCTGCACCTGGGCGAGAGCTTGACGGCGTTTCCCCGGCCGCTCGAGCGCGGGCAACTGGTCACGTCCGGCGCCTATGCGCTCGTGCGGCACCCGATCTACGCGGGACTGATCATCGCCGCGGTCGGTTGGGCACTATGGAACACCGGCCTATTGACACTGGCGGCGGCTGTGTTGCTCTTCGTCTTCTTTGATATGAAGTCGCGACTGGAAGAACGCTGGCTGGCCGAGAAGTACCCGGACTACCCTGCCTATCGCCAGCGCGTGAAGAAGCTGATCCCGTGGGTATATTGA
- a CDS encoding HD domain-containing protein, protein MTHSADYLHEVGMLNRTPRTGFQFLGSARQSVAEHSHRMLHVAFLLARMSAELVDELKLLHLVMFHDLPEARTGDQNYVARRYVHEDLEGVLRDGEQAWPYGDQIVARVREFEARETLEARLARDADQLELLLVLKEEADLGNPRADNWIGPLLARLQTDAGRTLAEEILSTPSDHWWFHDRDDPHWVAGHKRPAQQ, encoded by the coding sequence CCCCACGCACCGGTTTTCAATTTCTCGGCTCGGCTCGGCAGTCGGTCGCCGAGCACAGCCACCGCATGCTGCATGTCGCGTTCCTGCTGGCGCGCATGAGCGCCGAGTTGGTGGACGAGTTGAAGCTGTTGCACCTCGTGATGTTCCACGACCTGCCCGAAGCACGCACCGGCGACCAGAACTACGTGGCGCGCCGCTATGTTCACGAAGATCTGGAAGGCGTTCTGCGCGACGGCGAGCAGGCATGGCCCTACGGCGATCAGATCGTCGCGCGCGTGCGCGAATTCGAGGCGCGCGAGACGCTGGAAGCACGGCTGGCGCGCGACGCCGATCAACTGGAGTTGCTGCTCGTCCTCAAAGAAGAGGCCGATCTGGGCAATCCGCGTGCCGACAACTGGATCGGCCCGTTGCTGGCCCGGCTGCAGACCGATGCCGGCCGCACGCTAGCCGAAGAGATTCTCTCAACACCGAGCGACCACTGGTGGTTCCACGATCGCGATGACCCGCACTGGGTGGCGGGACACAAGCGACCGGCGCAACAATAA